From the Bacteroidota bacterium genome, the window GAGCGCAGTCGAAGGAGTGCGTTGGCTCATCATGTAGAGCAGGCCAGCCCACGGTTTCGACTCCGCTCAACCTGACCCAAATAGTGTTTGTTTTTTACTTTTTCAAATTAAAATCTTTTTGAATTTCAAAAAAAACAGGGTCATCCAGAGCGAAGTCAAAGTAGTGCGTCGGTTCATCATGTGAAGCAGGCCAGCCCGCAGTTTCGACTCCGCTCAACCTGACCCAAATTGTGTTTGATTTTACTTGTTCAAATTAGAACCAATTTAAAATTCAAAAAAGAGTTGGGTCATCCAGAGCGCAGTCGAAGGAGTGCGTCGGGTCATAATGTGAAGCAGGTCAGCTCACTGTTTCGACTTCACTAAACAAGCCGATAGAATTTTATTATTCAAACACTATTTTACCGCTATATCTTTTGACTCCGTTGCTTAGAATTACGTTGTACAAACCTTTAGCTTCATGTTCGAGGTTTAATTTTAGTTGACCTTGGTTTAGCAACACCGGCAAAAGTTGTATGAGTTGACCTTTATTGTTGTAAATACTTAACGTGAGATTTTTATCGTATTGCAACTCGTCTGGAATACTAATAAAACACTTACCTGCATTTGGATTGGAACGGATTAAAAGTTGATTGTTTGTTTCATGGCGAGCACCCGACAATCCTGTTATTGCGTCGTGTTTAGCGACGAAGAAATCCCATCCACCATAACTAGCGAAGTTATTGGATCCAAATGAAACTTGATTCATAAAACTTCCAACACAAATTATTCCTCCAAAGGAATCAAATGTCAAATCATTTGCCATGGCATTATTAAAATTATCGCTTCCTATTAAAGAAAAAGTGGAGTCAAATTTGGCTATGTAAAAATCGTAAGGTAATCCTGAGGTATATGTAATATTTCCCCCAAAATTTGTTTGACCATTAAAGGAACCACCAATATAAAACTCATTATTTAGGTTAGTAAAGGAACAAATGCTATATATAGGTCCGGTAGCCGAAATTTGTTTTGCATTTAAAAAGGTTCCATTTGAAAATATTTTTAACAATAGAATATTAGTAGATGCGACAGAAATAAATACTAAACTGTCAATTTTGAGTGAGTCAGAAAAATGTATGGGAGCATAAATATTCCCAGAATTATCAACTGCCAACTCACCTTTGAATTCATTCCCTGTAGAGCCAAAGTGTTTTATCCACTTAACATTTATATTACTATCACACAAAGTGATAAAGTAATCACTTTGGCCTTTATTTATTAGGGTTAAAGTATCAAATTGAAATGTTGGAGTATCAAAATTACCATAGAATAGTAAATCTTCTCCAATGAATTCCATATATAAATGTGCTCCTGACGGAGGAACAGTAAATTTCGTCTGCGCCATAGTGCAATTTCCATTGGTATCATATTTCGCAATAATTCCTCCAGGTGCTACTTGAAAATTGCCAAAATAAGCAGTTGCTAAACATTGACAAACCAAATAAATTTCCCCTTTACCTCCAATATATACTCTTGAATGATCTTCATCAGCTCCTCCTGCTTTCTTAACCCAAAGGACATTGCCATTTAAGTCCATTTTAGCAAGAAAAATATCATTACTTGTACCTGTAGAAAATATTGTACCTGCTGTATCGAACATTGCAACACCACAAAATTCACCGGATAAGTAAATACAATTATTCACTGAATCGAATTTTCCGTTCATATCTTCCCAGTTCATAAAGGTTGAGTTAATACCTCCAAATTGTTTGGTCCACAATTGTTGCCCATTTTGATCAAATTTCGAAATAAACATATCATTATTGCCATTACTAAAAAGTGTGTCATCGGGCATGTATAATATGGATCCAAAAGAGCCAATTAAGTATGAGTTTGTACCATCACTAATTACAGTTGCCCTTTCACTAAAAGGCATATAATTGCCGCCAACATGCTTAGCCCATTGCCATTGAGCAATAACTGGCAAGCTAAAATGAAAAGTCATTACTAGTAATAACTTAATTATTTTTTTTTTCATAGGTATTTAATTGAGTAGAATTTTTTTTATTAAACTGTTTCCATTTAGTATAACTTGTAATGTATATACCCCAATAGGATGCATACTAATATCTAAAAAAATAGATCTATTTGATTCTATACTTTCATAAATTTTCTTTCCATACATATCGAAAATTTTAACCTCAAATTGTTGTTGCACACTTCCTAGATCTACTAATTTTAAAAGAAACTTACCCTCTGTTGGATTAGGTGTTACGTTTAATTCAAAACGCTCAGAAATATTGTTAAACAATATTTCAATATTTTTTATTTCATTTTCAGAGGATTCATTTGTGAGAATATTTTTAACCTGTGCCATTTTTGCAAATGATGAAAAAGTAGGACACTCTTGCGATTCAGAAATAAAAATATGTACTTCACTATTGTAACTCGCATTAAATTCCGAATTTAGAATTATTTGTTGGCTAGCCGTAATCTTACTTGTTGCTCCAGGTAGAATGGTTAGATTAGAAGACTCTAGCGTATTCTTTCCTCGAAAGTTCTTGAAGCCTGCATTAATAATTAGATTTTGAATGATTGCATCGTATTCAATGGTATGCCGGTCTAAGATAACTGTGCTTGTTGTGAAAAAATTATCGCACCAAGGTCCATCAAATGCTCTTTCTGCTCCAGTTGCACTTATTCGCATTGCCACAATTCGATGTTTTCCTGAGTAAGGGTATGAGTAATTATATGGTGTAAGCTCAAAATGGCCATTTAAATCTGTAAAAGTGTGCATTCCAGAATAATAGAATATATCATCAATAGTGCAAGGAAGGTTATCTGGTCCTGAAATGGTTTTAATCCAATTCCAAGCGAAAACAAAAGCATCTTTAATGCCCTGTCCTGTGTTTGCATCATAGGCATCTCCAGATAACATATTTTCATTTGAAGTATTGTAGTTAAAGGAAGTACCTGATCCTGTATTGTATGGATTAAAGTAATTTAAAGGTTGGACAAAAGATGAACCAGAGCTTACAGTTTGTCCAGTATTTGAAAGGTAATTATTAAAAGCTGCAACAACAGGCTTGTCGTTTCCCGAATGGTCTATTAGGCCATAACCTTCTTCATTAATAACTGGCCACCAGTTTTCTTGATAATTCCACCACGAAAAACCCGAACCGCCGGCATCACGCACTGCATTCAATATATTAACAGCAAACCAATATTGATCCGTGAGCGTTCCATTATCATCCGGAGCCCATAAAATAAATGGATTCCAAGTAGGCAAGGTATTTGAAAAATAACTATCGTCGCATGCTGAAAATCCGGTTTCCCCGGTTATCCAAGGCATAGGGCAATTATTCTTTAGCCAATAAATATAACCTAAAACCCTTTGATATGGTTCTGTAGTAGTATATCCTTCAAACTTCTCAGAGCCTGGATAAATATGTGGTGAAAAAAAATCGAGCTTCATTACACCCGGATCCCATTCGAAAACAGTTCCAATTCCAACACAAGATGCTGTAATTAAATGATTGGGGTCGTTTGGATTTGCTTGGGTACCCTTAATAGCATCATACCACAAAGTTGTGTAATTACAAATATCTTCTTTACTATTTCCTATGTTCAAATTTTTCTCAAAATCTGGTTCCTCAATAATTACATAAGCCATTAATGAGCTATAGCTTTTAAAGTGGTCAGCTAATGCAGAAAGATAGTTTTTATAAACAATATGATTTTGTGTATATGTATGGCTTCCAACTGGCCCACTTGCAACATCCAACAAGATTTTTAAATCATGAGCTTGAGCTTTTGTAAAAATAATAGCATAAAAATCCCAAAGCTTTTGTAAATTTAATTGACTAGCGTAATTAAAAGGACCTGATCCTATTGACTTTATTTTTACGCTTGGATATTGTATTGGAGTTAAGTGATAATTCGGAATAGTTTCAAAGTAAAGTGAATTTGAGCCATTATCAGGCATTATTGCCGTAATACCATGGGTTCGAATAGCGTTAAAACCCATATTTTTTATTCGTTGAAAATCTGCATCTATGTGATTTAAAGCGTCTGTCGCATTATCAAAATCAAAATTATTGTTTGGTAAAAAACCTAAAGTATTTGAACCAGCTCCACTACTTCTTGCAGGAGATAAATATAGGCTTGATAATGTAGGTATAGAACCGTTGGATCCATTGTAAATTATTTCAAAGGAATAATCGCAAACCAAGGGATAAAAGTCATTACCATTCAATTTAAATTGTCTTCCTTCTAAAGTTACAAATTGAGCCACAGCTTGAATATTTAAAATTAACAAAAAAGGAACGAGCCGGAATGTGCTAAATAAAAAATTCCACATAGACTTTAGTTTTTAATAGTTACCAATTCCTGTTTTATAGCATCCATTTGTTTTTGTAAATCGATAATATAAAGTGCTTGCTCTTCGATAGTTTGTAATAGTTTTAGTTGCATTTCTCCAATTTCAAATCCTTGGTTTTTTTTAATTTCAGAAGCTGCAGGAATGTTAGGCAAATGCTTATTTTGAATAATATAATTTTCAAGATCCAACAAGCTTCGTAGCTTATACTTTGTGTCAAATACATAGTCAGGAAAAGTACTGGCTGCAGTTACCTTAATTTCACGCGCCATTATACCGCCTTCAACATAAAAGCGGTATCCCGCTGTGGTACAGGTGCTACAAGGATTCATGCCTATGAAAACTTTACCTTCAGAGGATGTTCTATATACATCATTTCCACTGTTATGCCAGTAGTTAATATCATTTGAAAAGGATGTAATTGGTATGTTGTGTAAAATGCCTGAATTATCAGCTTGCACAACGTCGCTTGAACCAGCATTTGATAAAATTGCTGAACGAATATCTCCATTAACATCTAATGTTGCAATAGGATTATTATTATCGTAAATACCTAATAAACCAGGTTCTCCGATATTACCTTTAAAATAAAGTCTGGTTTTGCCATTTAAATGGTCCCAAAGAAAAAAATCATGTTCACCTCTTGTAAATAAATCATTACCTAATGCCCATTGTTCATTGTTTTGGTGTCGAAAATAAATCTCACTTGTGCGAATATCATCAGTTCTTAAGCTGTTTAATGAAATTCCCTGTCGGACATATTCGTCATCACCATGACTAACTTCTAATTTATTAGTAGGGCTTGGATTTGAACCAATTTCAACAAAGCCTTGACAATGCATAATGTCACCAGGAAATGGACAATCATACCAATCGCTTGTTGACAATGGAACGGACAATTCTTCAGCACATTCTTGCTGCAGTCCAGTGTGGTCGGGAGCTTCCTGAGCAAATGCAATATTGCTTAAAAGGGCAACTACGAGAGTAAATCCAACTTTTAAAATTTTGCTTCCAAATAGGCTATATTCTGAAAGGCGTATTCCTGTAGGGGGGTAAATACCTGTTGGTATTTTGATGAATGTGTTTGGGTTTAATACTGTTTTCATTGGGCAGTTTTTTAGGAAAGAATATTAATTTTAAATTAAACTACTTGATACTGCTGTCATTTAGAGAAGTATGCACAGTTAATATGGAAAAACCTGCAGCAGAGATAACATTTAATATTGCAATAGTAGAAATAATTTTCTATAAAACAACATTGGTCGACAAAAAAAATCTATATAAAGATGAAAAAACCTAATTAGACGTAATTTATAAGGAACGTGCTCAAAAAATAATTAAACTTCCTTCACTTTTCGCTCGGCTTCTAATTGCTGCAACAAGGCAATCTCCTTACTTTTTAAATTTTTGGGTAACAAGGCATGTACCTTAATATACAAATCACCAAACTGATTTTCTTTTCCAAACAGCGGCATTCCCAAACCTTTTAAACGAAGCACTTTCCCATTTTCAGTTTCTTTTGGGATGTCTATTTTCATGCTTCCTTTTAAAGTTCTTACAATTGCTTTACCCCCCAATATCAGTGTATAAACATCAATAGGAGTTGTTGCATTTAAATCCGCTCTTTCTACTTTAAAATGCGGGTGTTCGGGTATATGAACAGTTATTAATATATCACCATTTACCGCGCCCCCGCGCCCTTTACCACCTTTGCCTTTCATGCGAAGTGTCATGCCATCGCTAACTCCCGGTTTTATTTTAAATTCAAAAACAGTTCCGTTTACTTGCAGTTGACGACTTGTTCCTGTATATGCTTCTTCTAATGAAATGCTACATTCAGCTGTATAGCTTTCGCCTTTTTGTGGACCTTTTGCAGAACTAAAGGAGGAGGCTCGACCTCCAAAAATAGATTCAAAAAAGTCAGAAAAATTAGCATCTTCTGCCGTGCTATCGTGGTAAGCACCTTGGTTATAAAAGCCACCCGTGTTTCCGGAAGTATTGCCTTGCCATTTGCTCCAATCAAAATTTTCGGAACCGCTTTTACGTTGTTGATGTTGTTCGTAATTGTTCCGCAACTCATCATATTTGGCTCTTTTGGCAGGGTCGCTCAATACTTCATTAGCTTCATTAATTTCTTTAAATTTTTCTTCGGCCGCCTTGTTCCCTTCATTTTTATCAGGATGATAACGAATGGCCAACTTTCGGTATGCTTTCTTTATTTCATCAGCGGTAGCTGACGGAGATACTCCAAGAACCTGGTAATAGTCTTTGTATTCCATGTTTCAAGAGTTTTATTCTTGAAGAGCAAGCAAAGGAACATGCGAATGAAATGCGAGGTGCTTAGTGATACTTTTATTAAAAATTCGATGTAATAAACTATGATGATGAGGTACAGTAATTAATAAATCCGCACCGTGCGAATCAATAAATTTATTCATTTCATCGGCTATATCCCCTGTGTTGGGTAAAAAATGTAGACTATGTTCGGTAGTACTTAATGCATTTTCGAGTTGTATTCCATTTACTGCTTTCTCAAAAGTAACGCCTTCACTGGGTTTTTCTAAATTTAATACCAACAGTTTTGCTCCAAATGCATGTACATATTCTTTTAATGAAGCAATTACCTTTGTTGAAACTTCACGCTTATAGTCACATGCAAAAACAAGTACAGCAGGTTTTTTAAAAGTTGCTTTTGGTGGCACTACAATCATCGGAACACCCGATTTACGAATCACTCCCATCGTATTACTTCCTAATACATATTCACTAACCTTTCCACCTCCACTGATGCCCATTACTACTAAATCTACTTTTTTTTCAAGGGCAGTAGTAACAATTTCATCTACAGCAAAACCAATTTTTACTTCGCATTCAATGTTCGAATTCAAACTAATTTGCTTACTTAAATCGCGTTTAAAATTTTCAAGTAAGAGCATGTTTTCTTTCTCCAAATCTATATCGGGGATTAATACCGCATCGTACTCTGAACTTGGAATTGGTGGATGATACGCATGAAATAAAGTTATTTTAGCCGAAAGTAATTTTGCAAGTTCACATGCATATATCGCTGCACCAACAGAAGTTTCACTATAATCAACAGGAACAAGAATTGTTTTCATGAGATTTTTTTTTAAACTATAAATAATTAATCCAAAGGCTTATTTAAGCAAAGTAAGCCGGGTACTAAAATCGTGTGCTTAATTGTATAACTGCGTTCTATTGCAATTAGTAAATTCTTAATGAGCTGGTCAAGGGCGATTAAATACTGAGGTTTTTGGCCCGGTGTAAATAATCCTTTTAACT encodes:
- a CDS encoding T9SS type A sorting domain-containing protein, encoding MAQFVTLEGRQFKLNGNDFYPLVCDYSFEIIYNGSNGSIPTLSSLYLSPARSSGAGSNTLGFLPNNNFDFDNATDALNHIDADFQRIKNMGFNAIRTHGITAIMPDNGSNSLYFETIPNYHLTPIQYPSVKIKSIGSGPFNYASQLNLQKLWDFYAIIFTKAQAHDLKILLDVASGPVGSHTYTQNHIVYKNYLSALADHFKSYSSLMAYVIIEEPDFEKNLNIGNSKEDICNYTTLWYDAIKGTQANPNDPNHLITASCVGIGTVFEWDPGVMKLDFFSPHIYPGSEKFEGYTTTEPYQRVLGYIYWLKNNCPMPWITGETGFSACDDSYFSNTLPTWNPFILWAPDDNGTLTDQYWFAVNILNAVRDAGGSGFSWWNYQENWWPVINEEGYGLIDHSGNDKPVVAAFNNYLSNTGQTVSSGSSFVQPLNYFNPYNTGSGTSFNYNTSNENMLSGDAYDANTGQGIKDAFVFAWNWIKTISGPDNLPCTIDDIFYYSGMHTFTDLNGHFELTPYNYSYPYSGKHRIVAMRISATGAERAFDGPWCDNFFTTSTVILDRHTIEYDAIIQNLIINAGFKNFRGKNTLESSNLTILPGATSKITASQQIILNSEFNASYNSEVHIFISESQECPTFSSFAKMAQVKNILTNESSENEIKNIEILFNNISERFELNVTPNPTEGKFLLKLVDLGSVQQQFEVKIFDMYGKKIYESIESNRSIFLDISMHPIGVYTLQVILNGNSLIKKILLN
- a CDS encoding J domain-containing protein gives rise to the protein MEYKDYYQVLGVSPSATADEIKKAYRKLAIRYHPDKNEGNKAAEEKFKEINEANEVLSDPAKRAKYDELRNNYEQHQQRKSGSENFDWSKWQGNTSGNTGGFYNQGAYHDSTAEDANFSDFFESIFGGRASSFSSAKGPQKGESYTAECSISLEEAYTGTSRQLQVNGTVFEFKIKPGVSDGMTLRMKGKGGKGRGGAVNGDILITVHIPEHPHFKVERADLNATTPIDVYTLILGGKAIVRTLKGSMKIDIPKETENGKVLRLKGLGMPLFGKENQFGDLYIKVHALLPKNLKSKEIALLQQLEAERKVKEV
- a CDS encoding universal stress protein → MKTILVPVDYSETSVGAAIYACELAKLLSAKITLFHAYHPPIPSSEYDAVLIPDIDLEKENMLLLENFKRDLSKQISLNSNIECEVKIGFAVDEIVTTALEKKVDLVVMGISGGGKVSEYVLGSNTMGVIRKSGVPMIVVPPKATFKKPAVLVFACDYKREVSTKVIASLKEYVHAFGAKLLVLNLEKPSEGVTFEKAVNGIQLENALSTTEHSLHFLPNTGDIADEMNKFIDSHGADLLITVPHHHSLLHRIFNKSITKHLAFHSHVPLLALQE